GTGTTTCATAAAATTTGGAAATCTTTTTTGATATATGTtgataggggtgtgcgatatgacaaTTTTTGATTGTGGACAATTAAAATTTCTCCGcaatctgcttttgaagaaatatcgtagtattgTGCTACAACGCCTATTGTATCAGTTGCAGTTGTGGCGCCTCCATCTCAATACTGTACAACACGACACAGAAATGCATTCACAGAAAATTTGAAATCAGCGGTAGAGTCACACTCAGGGTACACTACACTTATtcacaatcacaaaagtacattatttgcatgtgctttaaagccttgccggttaaacatttaattcacaatcacaaaagtacattatttgcatgtgctttaaagccttgccggttaaacatttaattcaggTGCTGTTATGACAGGAGCTTTTCCTGAGCGTGTACACCTGAAGCAGGCGCACACTAAAAAGCCTGTCAAACAGCGCTTATTACTGGACTAACTTATCTTTGCATCTGAttgcgctaatactgtcaaaaacacaaggtttacatataaacacagttggtcatgtctaaagtgaaagtaaaagtaAGAGGATGTGTGCCTGGATATTAAATGCATGcagctcttaaagggacagcaaaCTAGTAGTACTAAACATGCTACCGCTTGTCatttatgttaataaaacaacaaaacacaaagagaaaaatcactcactgctcttgactgaagaactttaatacagttgctttaataagAACCAATGTacaatttatacagtgaagtttattcaatttcttgaatgctactgctaaataaacctgctgaaaaataaagaactgtttgttttatttgtatattatgtgtatttgtaatgtgtctttgtaaaaaaaagataaaataatgataaagatttttatcactttggcctaaatgtctgccattattttttattttatattttaccttgtaaggctttgtttttaaaatagggaAATTATTTTGTCTGTACTGCTCACAGTAAagccaacatgacaaagaatgaATCATgattttcctgaaaaaaatcgTGCTATGATATTTTTgctatatcgcccacccctataTGTTGATCTTGACATTGTCTCCATCCTGACAAGAGGATTTATTTAAGGGTGTAATGGCTGATTTTATTTAGTTGTTGTAAATTGTAATCTTTACTTACTGTAAGTACTTTAATATTCTTATTGAATTcccatgtatgtgtgtatgtatatatgtgtgtgtgtgtgtgtgtatatatatatatatatatatatatatatatatatatatatatatatatatatatatatatatatatatatatatatatatatatatatatatacacacacacacatcatgtaattttattataGTCATTATTTTGCAAggatgttatttttatatgaaataaaaattaataaaacattttttaagtgCCCATTGTGAAAGCAGAATATACTATTATTCATAATCCCTGTATCCTTTCCTTATAAGTCAGAAGCTATTACAGTAAAAGACCTAGTTttacttaaatgtaaatgtgtaaatgtatatgtacaatgtatatgtatatgtacagttGTGGTCAAATATACTTCTACAAAGTAATTTGACTCTGCCCTTTAACAGCATGAAATTAAACAgctgctttctttttttaaacaaacaaatacgaTTTCTCTAATAATTTGCCTGAaaatctattattttattttattcacttaCAGGATTCAACATGAGACATTAGCTTCAGACTTCCAGATTCACAGgaagcaaaacatttttaaagacaatCTCATGTGGATCTTCCAGGTAGgaaaacatttgtgaatgtttatatttacaacaaACAGACTGGTTACTGAAGAatgttttttgaagaaatactTAATATTACTTCTTATTCCTCTTAAGCATCCCTTTTAGGAACctataaaataagaattaaaatataaaatgttttatatattatactatttaatataaattaaatagtataatatataaaatatattgtttgtttttttatctgttaattaaatctgttaattaacatttttgtcttctaattttttttcttttacaaatatttttaagcaCTGATTGAATAATTTGGACCACATATAGActacaattatattttgttcTTCTGTCTCTGTTTCTTGTTTTGCATTGTTTGTAGGATCTTGAGAAGAAAATAATCACATTTCTGAAAAATGAGCTGGAAATGtttaagaaaatattacaaaaagagAACACACAATACTTTGTGAAGGACTTTAATAAGAGTAGATGCAGTATCAAAGAAGCAGCTCTTGATCTCACACTCTGCTTCCTGAGAGAGATGAAGCAAGATGAAGCTGCTAATACTCTAGAAGGTGAGATACTCATGATATCTGTCAGATTGTCACTTATAGATGTAGGAGAGAAAATTATAACTAAAACCACCTGCACATTTTATTCCCATGCTTAGATGAGCTGTTCTTCATTCACCAACTAAAATGTAGCCTAAAGAAGAAGTATCAGTGTGTGTTTGAAGGAATTGCAAAGCAAGGTGACTCTACACTTCTGAATAACATCTACACAGATCTCGATATCACTCAGGGTTGTAGTGAACAGGTCAATACTGAACATGAAGTAAGACAGATTGAAGTTGCTTCCAGACGTCATGAAGCACAAGAGATACAGGTTGAATGCAAAAATTTGTTTGAATCATCTGAACAAGACAAGAAGATCAGAACTGTACTGACAAAAGGAGTTGCTGGCATCGGAAAATCAGTCTCTGTGCAAAAGTTTGTTCTGGATTGGGCTGAAGGAAAAGAAAATCAGGATATCAGCTTCATATTTCCTCTTCCATTCAGAGAGATGAACTTAAAGGAGAAAGAAACACAAAGCTTGATGGGACTTCTAAATGAGTTTTTCCCAGAAACAAAAGGACTGAATCTTACAAGAAGGAATCAATTCAAAGTCCTGTTCATCCTTGATGGACTGGATGAATTTCGGCTTCCTCTAAATTTTAAGGATAATGAGACGTGGTCAGATGTATCATTACCTGCCTCTCTGGATGTTCTCCTCACAAACCTTATCAAGGGAAATCTGCTTCCATCTGCTTTCATCTGGATCACCACCAGACCAGCAGCTGCCAGTAAGATTCCTCCTGACTGTATTTGCTGACAGAGATACGAGGATTCAATGATGCACAAAAGGAGGAGTACTTCAGAAAAAGATTCATAGATGAGAATCAGGCCAAAGAAATCATTGATCATGTTAAAAAATCTAAGAGCCTCTTtatcatgtgccacatcccagtCTTCTGCTGGATTTCAGCCACTGTTCTACAGAACATTTTGAAGGTCAAAGGAAATGATGTAAAAAACATTCAGGATGATGAAGGATCCAAAACACTGCAGGAATCAAATACTGAAGACACTCCCAAGACTCTGACACAAATGTACACACACTTTCTCCACTTTCAGATCCAGCAAAGCAGACGAAAGTATGATGGAAAATACACACCAGATGTTTCCTGGGATAAAGATGCCATCCTTTCACTTGGAAAACTGGCATTTCATCAGCTGGAAAGAAACAATTTGATCTTCTATGAATCAGACCTGGAAGCCTGTGGCATTGACGTCTATAAAGCATCAGTGTATTCAGGCATGTGTACCCAGATCTTTAAGGAGGAAAGAGGGATCATTCTTGGTACCATGTACTGCTTTGTTCACTTGAGCATTCAAGAGTTTATTGCAGCCCTTTATGCACATTTGTTTCTAGACATCAACAACAAAAGTGTGTTTGATCAAGACTCTGCAGAACAGGAGAACAAAAATGGAACCATGATTGATTTCCTCAAGACTGCAGTGGACAAGGCACTTGAGAGTGACAATGGACACCTGGACCTTTTCCTTCGCTTTCTTCTCGGTCTGTCACTCCAGTACAATCATCGGCTCTTACAAGGTTTGTTGACACAGCAAGACAACAATGACAAGAGCAAAAAAGAAATCGTTCAGTACATCAAGCAGAAATTTGAAGCTAATCTGTCTCCAGAGAGATCCATCAATCTGTTCTactgtctgaatgaactgaacGACCAAACTCTGGTGAAAGAGATTCAGACCCACCTTAGCAAAGGAAGTCTCTCATCTGCTGAACTTTCACCTGTCCAGTGGTCTGCTTTGGCTTTTGTGTTGTTGACATCAGAGGAAGAGCTGAGGGAGTTTGAGCTTCAGAAATTCAAGAAATCAGACGAGTGTCTCATTAGATTATCAGCAGTCATCAAAACCTCTAAAAGAGCTCTGTAAgtcatttaatatgttttatcatgttttgttctcatcttaaaattgcatttaccTACATTGATACGTAGCAGGTTTGGACACTTCTTATCTATATTGATTATTAACCATACACCATGTATAAGTGTATGACGCCTTTAGGGTTTCACGAGTTCGCCTGCCCATTCAGCCCTGCCAGATAATTTTAAACAACCTTGGCTTGCTGTCCGCGAAGGTGGCTCGAACCTGAGGCTCGGCTCAAGCTCTGAGTAAGAACCCCCCAAAAAAGGCTTATAAAAGACAGCAAGCTGGCGACCGATTGCAAACAATTTGGTGGTAGAGAAATTTAAAAGAATTTGATCATTTCCCCCCCGCATCTGACATGTCGAGGAGAAaaaaggctcctgcgggagaggagagaagatcactgctgcggcagtgaaGTAATTTTTTGGAGCAATGGGGGCTACGGCGGGAACGATGGGGAAGAATTTTgcagcagaaaaataaataaatactgcgGTAGTGACAAAGGAAGATTATATTTGTGCTGTGAAGGCTTCGAGGCGCAGCAGTGagttaataataaaagattataGGTTGGAAAAgccactgctgcggcagtggaaatgtcaagaagaagaaaaggtTAAAGGTGTGCAGGAGAGAACGTCGCTGCTGCGGCAGCGGCATATTGAAGGGTTAAGGCTAAAAGGGATACGTATCGcgctactgggcatgcgcacatcaatacagtgttttttttttgttttgttttcacactgtacaacaattACTATTCTTTCATTATTGCCTGAGGGAAATCCTGTGCTGGGTGGAAGGCTCTCAGCCCTGACACAGTATGAGCTGCGGGGCGGAAATCCTGCTATTGCTGGGCAATTGCTGGGGAATGGAAAAtgcatttccatttttttgGATGTTAAGTTAATAGCAACGTTAATCGAAGATTAGTTCATAGAAACATTGGAATGATTTACTGGAACATCAGATTTCGTATGGAGTTAATCACCTAAATTTCTGAAAGGGAGAAAGTGGAAAAGACAgcaatttgaattttaaatccagttataagtataaatataatacaaatggaaGACCAGAATAAAAACTTGAGGAACTGCATTAGTTCAGCAGAACTTGATTTGCATTTGATGAAACCATAGATTACAGTGAAGTTGTCCCGATGGAAGAAAAATGACAAGCGGAGGGAGAAATGTCTGCTGCGGCAGTTAAGTGACACGGTTTAATCATAAAAGCTGCTGTTGCACGGAGTAATGAAGTGATGTAATGCGGTAAAGTAACGTGAGATATCAAGCACTGATAATACAGGCCGTTTAAAGTATCCTTCTTCACAAGCCGAATTTTATAGCATTGTAGCACGTGACTGACTTTTAGTTAGCTTGAACCAAGCAGACCATCTTCAGAAACAAGCGAAAGAAGATGGTTTACACATGGCCCACTATGCAAACATCTGAGAGATGTGATAGCACTGATTTTACTTGCTAATTTAATATGGTTTGAAATAAAGAGACCAAATTTTTAtagataatttattttatttttatttatttattataatttttttaaatttcccttaaatcatttatttgacGAAGCAATTGTAACATCCACATATAAATATTCATGCGGtggtttaataatattatatatatatatcattaaataTCATGTTGTGAGCTTAACACAAAAAAGTATGTTGTGAATATACTTTGTAGAAATCTGCCAGAAGCAACAGCCATGGAAAATCACATTGAACAGAAGCATCTGATTACCAGCTAAATTGGAGTTCACAAATATTAAGTAAGCCTGGAGGAATTTTTTTTCACGATGCACAGTTTACAGAACCATACTGATAGCTGAAAGCGAACCAGACTCAGAACACCTTCCAAGATGGACTTGGTTTACGAAGGTCTACAATATTTTTTGGGTGCTGACGTACGGGCCGAAACTAGTGGAACATGTTCAGACTCTTTAAAATGACTATGTGTGAAAACACCCAGACCGGCGGAAGTTTCATAGCAGCAGTGTGGGTTGGGGTTGCTATTTGGGTGGCTGTAAAGAGGGTGCAAGATGGACGTTCAGCTGATGTAGGTGGTGGATAGCTAGTAAGGGGAGAGAAGAGGCAGGCACCTTtgcggaggcagcctcacgctagggcacttctgagaaaaaagtcatagGAAGAAAAGAGAGAGGTATGCAAAGGAGCAGCCAGAGCGGTTCCTTGTTGCGGAGGCAGCCTCATGATGGGGGCCGCTTTGGAGAAAATTAAGGAGGAGGAAAATGGAACGGTGCaaagatgtgtgtgttttgggcaaGGCAAAGTAAAACAGCAGTAGGAGCAAAGTTTTAGACAAGGAGTGTCTGTTCACTCCTAATCAGTGGCTTGTGCTCCATCCAAACGAATGTGCTCCATTTTCATGACATGAAAAGAGAAATTAGCACTTTAGTTTGATCTGAAAAGGCATGATGCATAAAGGTAACTTAGTCTTGATATAGATCATTAGGATCTCAGCTAGCAGAATGCAACAAGGATATTTCATGTTAGAGCTCAAGTTATATAAACCACGTATGCAAATGTAAACAGTACACAGAAAGCTTTGTGCAACGTTTTGGATTATAATTTTCGAAACATTGGTAAAGCATAGGTAAATCGCATATTGATATTTAAAGCAGTTAATCCCGATTCAAACGAGCCTATGCACACTATAAAGCTACGTATAGATCTTAAGATAATGTTTATGGAGTGCAAATGACGTGCTATTTGACTGAAGCTGTGACTTCCGGCATCCGTTCACGTCGCAATGATGATTCAGTGTTGAAAACGTCATTTCAAAAATGCTGGTAATCCGACCTGGGATATGGTGGGCAGAGACGATATGTAGGGACCAATTGGGCACTCTTTAACAGATGGAGCACGTTTGGATTGGGTCGTTCGCACGGATTGACATGCCTAGCATTTACCGTACACTGTAGAGAAGGAGCGCACAACGCGGAAACATCAAGTTCAGGATTTGTTATTCAATAAGATTATGGATTAAACATTTAGGAATAACGTTACCACATAGGCATCGGAACGTTATAGATGCTTTTGGGATGTAAAGGGAAATTGAGCGGGGACAAATGCCGGAAGAATTGTCGCTGGAACGGACCAATGACTGCTGCTTGTATACGGTCGTAGCGGTGATTGACAGGACTGGATGATTAGACACTCATCATGATAATAGAGCAgaacttttaaatgtttaactcaTTGCCATTCAAGCTATAAACCTATtgttcatttacatattttattaagttttattcaAGCATGCTAGTTTGTTTTTATCTAGGAAatctaatattaatatacagtatatataaagttaatgtaaaataatttgtatacatttaatttttgtgtttaacaaatatattacatgaatctaattatgattttatttatttcacttgtAGGCTAAATGATTGTAACTTAACAGACAAAAGCTGTTCAGCTCTGGCTACAGTTCTTGGATCAGATAACAATCTGAAAGAGCTGaacatgaacaataataatctgcaggattcaggagtgaagcagctcTGCACTGGACTGAAGAATATAAATTGCAAATTGGGGATATTGAGGTAAGATTAGTGACAATCCCTAGTGTTTGGTCAGTGCTCTAAACTAGAAGTCGCAACTCTACAGCGTGTGTGAGATCTGATGAGTAAGATCGGAATTAACCTTTATTTATCTCCATTAAATAGATTTGTCACTATCCATGTCATTTTTCATTCACAATCATTTCACTGTATGTAATGCCAAAATATTCAAAGTAGTCACACTGTCACCGCATTactgtttaaaattaattaaatgtttaccaTAATTAAATTTCTTTAAGGCATTTACCACACATTCTTTCAGCCATTTTAAACGCTGGAATTAGAGCAACAGCACACACAAGCAATAATGCTCTTATgaaaattattgcaatttacCACATATTATAACCACAAATTAGCGTAGGTTTTACTatactaaccatagtttaaccgtggtatttgtagtaaaattgtggttatacaaatggtaatctgaaaaaaaaaaaaaaacctgtacttttactatagtaaaaccatggttaattttcgtaagggtgtTTATCagtcaaattaatttaaaacggTAAATTCAACAGGTATTAAATATGACTAGTAGAGAAAAATACTGTTAATGAGAAGACAAGTGCTGGACTGCAGCAGGTTAGTggggaaatatattttttaattattcagaaTGCACATTTGAAGGGGAAATATATTTATAGGAACATCTCAGCAGGTTTAAGATCATTCATGTTTAATGCAGAGAATatgattaactgtttttttgtttgttttttttaattacatccTTAAAATGTAGTAATAATCTGCTTTCTCATGAGAAACTGTACATGTTCTATACGCTGACCAGAAACCCCCGAGCTGTACAAGGTAGAATGCGGAAGTAGTTGTGCAAGTAGTCTATAGAGGGCAGAACTGCTTCAGCTCAGTGAAATTTGTTGGATTTAATTCCAGCATGAACTCTACATTCCAGGTCCTACCACAGCATTTCAATGGAGTTTGAGAGTAGACTTATGTTAGGctatttcaaaacattaattttcttgtttttcaaCCATTTTGAGGTTGTTTGTAAGTATTTCACAATTGTTGAGCTTTAGATAATTGaaaccttaaaggaatagttcacccaaacatgaataaaagcctcctgtagcgaatccatgcattttggtaagaaaaatatccatatttaaaatgttataaatacttttttctcacttccaCTGACTGTCATACGTGCAAGCCCTTAcaggcggatgacgtaggacgtacACGTTTTTAATAtccattttaaatatggatgtttttcttacaaaaacgcatcgattcactacaggaggcctttattcacccctgaagtgaggcacattttattatggatgcgcgCACTTTATTTTACTACTATTGGATTGTTGAAAAGAAACACCCGCTTACTCCCATTCCAAtgcttggaagagcaaggaaaaattttaatataactccaattGGATTCGTctaaaagaagaaagtcatacacctaggatgctttgaggatgagtaaaacatgggctaattttcaattttgggtgaactatccctttaagaggtCATGTTCTgcatttttcaattattttctaATGTTCTCTGTGATCCACCTATAATGTTAGCTATGCTATaagatttttacttaaaaacatcataatttagatgTAATAAGCTATTTTGTATCCTGGTTTTGACCATCTCTGCAGGACAGTGTGTTTTTATAGGCGGGGCACATTCAAGACTCGAAGTAAACACCCACTGCTATAATTGTCTAACAgttttgaatattaaaataacagaaaGATGCTGCTGTGACGTACTCTGAAAACAACATGGGTCATTTGGGTTAAAAACCTATAAATAAGTATATATTAAACAATCTGGAACAGACAATGCAATAGTTTTAAAAACATGTGTTGCGACATTACTGTTGGATCCAATATAGCCAGACTCAGCACTGCAATTTTCAGTCTGAGATCTGGAGCTCTTTCATAATTTTACCTTGTGTCTACATCCAGCGCAAGTGGCGCAACGGGACTAAAGGCAACACATGCCATGATAATCAGTGATTCTGACTACACTCGATTTGGAATGGATTGACATGACAAATCcctgacagtaaactgatgtCGTGATCCATTTCTTACGTGCTCCAAATGCTGCTGCTTCTGACATGAAAGAGAAATGGGTTCACGACGCAACAACGTTCGCGTCCTTTGTAGATACGGCAGTGCTTAATTTGTAATTGAATAATTTCCGGAACAAAACCAGCAAATAAAAGCCGCTGTGTTCGACACCAACCACACAACttcagttttatatatatatatatacatatatatacacactgaacaaaattataaacgcgccacttttgtttttgcccccatttttcatgagctgaactcaaagatctaagactttttctatgtacacaaaatgcctatttttctcaaatattgttcacaaatctgtctaaatctgtgttattgagcacttctcctttgccgagatactccatccacctcacaggtgtggcatatcaatgGCTGTgcaaagttgctggatattggcaggaactggaacacgctgtagTATACGCCAATCCAGAGCATTCCAAACATGCtgaatgggtgacatgtccaaTGAGTACGCTgaccatgcaagaactgggatgttttcagcttccaggaattgtgtacagatccttgcaacatggggccgtgcattatcatgctgcaacatgaggtgatggtcgtggatgaatggcacaacaatcaggatctcgtcacggtatctctgtgcattcaaaatgccatcaataaaatgcacctgtgttcgttgtccataacatacgcctgcccataccataaccccactgccaccatgggccactcgatccacaatgttgacatcagcaaaccgctcacccacacgacgccatacacgctgtctgccatctgccctgtacagtgaaaaccgggattcatccatgaagagaacacctctccaaagtgccagatgccatcgaatgtgagcatttgcccactcaagtcggttacgacgacgaactgcaggcAGGTCGAGACCCcaatgaggacgacgagcatgcagatgagcttccggtttctgacagtttgtgcagaaattctttggttatgcaaaccgattgttgcagcagctgtccgggtggctggtctcagacgatcttggaggtgaagatgctggatgtggaggtcctgggctggtgtagttacacgtggtctgcggttgtgggGCCGGTtcgatgtactgccaaattctctgaaacgcctttggagacagCTTTTGGTAGAGAAaagaacattcaattcacgggcaacagctctggtggacattcctgcagtcagcatgccaattgcatgctccctctaaacttgcgacatctgtgtcattgtgctgtgtgataaaactgcacattttagagtggccttttattgtggccagcctaaggcacacctgtgcaataatcatgctgtctaatcagcatcttgatatgccacacctgtgaggtggatggagtatctcggcaaaggagaagtgctcactaacagatttagacagatttgtgaacaatatttgagaaaaataggccttttgtgtacatagaaaaagtcttagatctttgagttcagctcatgaaaatgagggaaaacaaaagtgttatgcttataattttgttctgtgtgtgtgtgtgtgtgtatatatatatatatatatatatatatatatatatatatatatatatatatatatatatatatatatatatatatatgtgtgtgtgtgtgtgtgtgtagctacaaatatgaatattatGAAACATCCAGTTTACTAACACCACTGACATTCAGTTCACTATTCTGTGCCAagtgaaaagtaaataaattaaatcactcACCCTGTCTAATCTTCAAGAAGAGCCCACAGCGTCTTGAAATCCTTCTTGTCATCCTCCTCCCTACTGCAGACTTTGCTGCGT
The sequence above is a segment of the Onychostoma macrolepis isolate SWU-2019 chromosome 22, ASM1243209v1, whole genome shotgun sequence genome. Coding sequences within it:
- the LOC131530618 gene encoding LOW QUALITY PROTEIN: NACHT, LRR and PYD domains-containing protein 3-like (The sequence of the model RefSeq protein was modified relative to this genomic sequence to represent the inferred CDS: inserted 1 base in 1 codon), with the protein product MFAVFNSDHKSKCSALWILFHAASHDEHLIVFSNTDPSVDLFSCRMSEERGTHSPSEKTLSQKQSVRSGTHVSSSVSVKSDHSKGGVPDFSEKKPSATESVRSSAHVSSSVSVKSDRSKGAVPDFSDKETSSNKRIQHETLASDFQIHRKQNIFKDNLMWIFQDLEKKIITFLKNELEMFKKILQKENTQYFVKDFNKSRCSIKEAALDLTLCFLREMKQDEAANTLEDELFFIHQLKCSLKKKYQCVFEGIAKQGDSTLLNNIYTDLDITQGCSEQVNTEHEVRQIEVASRRHEAQEIQVECKNLFESSEQDKKIRTVLTKGVAGIGKSVSVQKFVLDWAEGKENQDISFIFPLPFREMNLKEKETQSLMGLLNEFFPETKGLNLTRRNQFKVLFILDGLDEFRLPLNFKDNETWSDVSLPASLDVLLTNLIKGNLLPSAFIWITTRPAAASKIPPDCIXLTEIRGFNDAQKEEYFRKRFIDENQAKEIIDHVKKSKSLFIMCHIPVFCWISATVLQNILKVKGNDVKNIQDDEGSKTLQESNTEDTPKTLTQMYTHFLHFQIQQSRRKYDGKYTPDVSWDKDAILSLGKLAFHQLERNNLIFYESDLEACGIDVYKASVYSGMCTQIFKEERGIILGTMYCFVHLSIQEFIAALYAHLFLDINNKSVFDQDSAEQENKNGTMIDFLKTAVDKALESDNGHLDLFLRFLLGLSLQYNHRLLQGLLTQQDNNDKSKKEIVQYIKQKFEANLSPERSINLFYCLNELNDQTLVKEIQTHLSKGSLSSAELSPVQWSALAFVLLTSEEELREFELQKFKKSDECLIRLSAVIKTSKRALLNDCNLTDKSCSALATVLGSDNNLKELNMNNNNLQDSGVKQLCTGLKNINCKLGILRLSDCGIAEEGYKALASALRSNPSHLIELDLTGNDPGQSGMEQLNDLLQDQKCKLKRLRFLGPAADEACQYVTGITGKDPLLLRELNLSKCELGDTRVSQIAALLQDKHCKVNMLTLFDCSITEKQCLILTSALKSNPSHLRKLDLSENEIKNTGVNHLCDVLKDSHHELERLRLRWCEMTDEGCSALKSNPSHLRELNLSGNQLGDSAVTYLSDLLMNPQCKLEKLDLCECSITEKQCLILTSALKSNPSHLRELDLSWNKLGDSGVKNLSDLLMNPQCKLEKLHLCLCSITEKQCLILTSALKSNPSLLRELDLSGNQIKNTGVNHLCDVLKDSHCKLERLSLYDCGITDVSSLTQSLTNTKTLQFLKQLNLSINMIGDSKQKLIDVLRATHCKLRLDHEQTPNPTGGWFASWFNSWIS